In Saprospiraceae bacterium, the sequence ATTTCACAACTTACACGATGATTGGATTATTGACTGGTTATATCATTGGGATTTTTACCATCCCTAAATACCTTTCTCAATCTACCGCGCTCAAAGGATCTGCTGTATTGGGTTTGATATTTAGTGCCCTTGCCATGTTTACAGACGGATACATGTCAGTCCTATTCATTGCCTTGCTGGGATTGGCCAATGCTTTGATTTGGCCCGCAATTTGGCCATTAGCCATTGAAGGATTGGGCAAATTTACGCGTACAGGTTCGGCTCTACTTATCGTTGGCATTGCTGGAGGAGCTATCATTCCCAGGGTATGGGCAATTCTAGGTGAATCCATCGGTTTAAAATCTGCTTTTGTTATTCTTATCCCCTGCTATTTGTTCGTATTGTATTTTGCTACTTATGGACATAAAATTGGCAAGACTGTAACTTCAAAGTAAAAATGAATACAAGGTCGTTTATCGGATTGGTTCTACTTATAAGTCTTTTTGCTTCAACACCACAGCTTGCCCAGGAGCAAACCAAAAAACTCACTCCGGGGGATATTTATAAATTGAAAACTGTAGGGAATCCGGAAATTTCACCTGAAGGACATTGGCTTTTGTATACCCTTACCACCACTGATTCAGCAAAAGATAACAGAAACTCAGATATATGGATGACATCCTGGGATGGCACCAACTCTGTTCAACTGACCAATACTCCTGAAGGGGAAAACAATCCAAAATGGAGCCCGGATGGTAAATTTATTTCGTTTACTGCATCCAGAAATGGTGGTAAAAACCAAATTTTTCTTTTAAATCGATTGGGTGGCGAAGCGATCAAACTGACTGATATTAAAGGGGAGCTAAGTGATTATGATTGGAGTCCCGATAGTAAAAAAATCTTACTTACGGTAAAAGATCCATTAGATAGTACTCAGAAAGCTGGCCAACCTTTCGTGATCGATCGATATCAGTTTAAATGTACCAGGCTCTAAGATCGATCGGCACACCGACAGAGCTGATAATCTATCCTGGTCAATACCATGGCCTAACAAAACCATCCTATATCAAAGACAGATTCGAGCGATATGGACAATGGTATGATAAATATGTCATGGGGGTAATGCCTAAAAGTTAGTAATATCTTTAGTCATAATGTCCTTTACAACTTATTATGACTATTTCATCCAAATTGGAAATTAAATAAATTAAACGATGCTTCTCAGTGATCCTTCTGCTCCACAAGCCACTCAATTTATAATTAAGAGCTTCTGGTTTTCCTTTACCAGTAAAAGGAGTTCTTCGGATGGCGAGCTAAAATCGCCATCGGAAGCTTGCCTCGCGAAAATTTAAAAGTGGAGCTGGGGAGATTCGAACTCCCGTCCAGACAAAGCACTCATTAGCTTTCTACATGTTTATTCTTCTATTTGAGTCTTAGTGATGAGGTAGGATAGAGACACTCCCATGTTCATCAAGCAGCTTCCGATTAATTTCGCTCTATCTCCGGTGGCGTCGAGATAAAACTAACCTGAGCACTCCTAAGAGCGGGTTTGAATGCGGTAGATCCTGTATCAGGTGTCAGATCGACGGCATAAAGCCGGTCTAATTCTATGAATTAGGCAGCGATAGCATAAGTGTTGCCACTTAAAGGTTGAAAGTTATTTTTTACGGAGTAACCTCTCATGCTCCGACATGCTTACTAACCAGCAGACCCTCCTGTCGATTCCAGTCAGCCCCATTATTTTCAAAGAACTTATCTTTAAACCTTTCAAAGGTCTTAAAAGTTCAATATAATTCCTTTCGGAGAAATTCAAATCTAACGCTTATACCTTTCTCTCCAGGGAAAGAACCGGAAAAACAGCCAGGAGCCAAACCATAGTATGCTCCAATAAAAAAACTCGGAGCCCCAGGCCCAAGGCAATGATAAGTGCTTGATTTTGATTACCGTATAAGTATAGAGCACATAGACCCCTACGGTGACAAATTCAATGGCCAGGTTGATTCTCGTCAGTCCGGTGCCGAGGATGGCATTGAGCCAGATGGACCCTTGTGACATAATTAAAATGGCTACAGTAACTACCCTGATGACAGGGATAGCCTCATGGTTAAACGCATCAGATGCTGAATACAGTTTAAAAAAGACCTCTGGAAACAAATTAAGCGCAATACAACAGGGTAATACCAGGAAAAAGCTGAGGGAAGCAATACGCTTTATCAATGGAATCACTTGATCCAAATGGCCCTGCCCGATAATATTACTCACCATATTGTTACTGGTAGCCGCAAATGCCCAGATAAATACTCCGATCACTCCAAACACATTGCGCATCGTGTTGGATATAGCCAATGCCCGTGGACCAAGATCTTCTATCCATAAATAAAATAAAAACCAACTTACGATACTGATCAGATACTGGAAAATCAAAGGAGCTGACCGGTCAAAAATATTGTAGGTAGCTGATCTATCCCACCCTTTAAAGCTTAATACCCGAAACTCCTGGGGCAGCTTTTTATACCACAAAAAACTATGCACTACGACCATACCGACAGCTTCAGCGATGATAGAAGCCCAGGCTGCACCCTCAAAGCCCATGGGTCTGAAACCAAAGTGGCCAAAAATCAGGATATAGTCGAGAATGATATTGGTGGCAGCCTCTGCTATCGATCCGATCATTAAAAATCGGGTATTGTTGGTAGAGATCAGGAATGAATTTCCAATCTGGTAAAGGAATAAAAATGGTAACCCCAGGATTCTAATTTTGACGAAGGACACTGCTAAATCCAATACTTCCCCGTTCTGTAACTGGGACTTCATAATGTATGGGGCAAATAAATAAGTAAAAACGACTCCGGCTATGCTCAGAAAGCAAATGACCTTTATAGCCTGGGCCAGATATCTGCCAATCTCTGCCTGATTTCCTCCTCCTGCACTACGAGACATTAAGGATTGAAGTCCATTATTGAAACCAAATCCTATGACTGTAAATATCAGATAATATACTCCTGTGATACCAGCCGTGCCTAACTCGGTCTCTCCAAGTCTGCTTAGAAATACATTGTTGGTGATAAAATTGACTTGTGGTATCAATATTGAAACTGAAATCGGCAAAGCAAACCGAAAAATATCAGCAAAAGATGTCTTGATCTGAAGGGTCGACATAAAAGGGATGCAAAGATCATATTTTTGCAGTTATTGAATAGTCACATCATTTTTAACCTTCTGAGGACTAAATGCACAGCATCTATACTTTGTCACCCATTCCTGAACGGGTATAATTAGTGACAGGCTAATTTTCCAGACACTTCCTTAACCGTTGCTACCAGCCAGCCATCCTGTGGTCCATGCAGCCTGAAAATTAAAACCGCCTGTCAAAGCATCTATATTCAACACTTCTCCTGCAAAATAAAGCCCAGGTATGAGCTTGCTCTGCATAGATCTCATATCCACTTCTTTCAAATCCACTCCACCACAAGTCACAAATTCTTCTTTAAACGTACTTTTCCCATCCACCTTGAACTTCATAGAAGTAACTGTATCTATCATCGACGATATATCTTTCAAGGAAACTGATTGCCAGAGTTTTTCACCCATACCAATTTGTGACATCCATATCTGCCATACTCTGGATGTAAATCCCGGGATAGGCGTATTGATCACAAGTTTATTTTTATTTTTTTCTTTAAGCGACAATAAGCTCTCCTTTAGCTCATTCGCTGACAAAGGGTATGCATAATTGACCTCCATCTCAAATTTGTAATCAATATCATGAAGAGCTACAGCTCCAAATGCAGAAAGTTTTAGGATGGCTGGCCCGCTGAGTCCCCAGTGGGTAATCAATAAAGGGCCGGTACTCTTGATTCCTAAGGAAGGCAGTGTGATCTCGACCAGAGGCCAGGAGATACCAGGCAATCCGAATAATCTTTTATCCGAAATATTAAAAGTGAACAAGGACGGGACCGGAGCACAAATATGATGTCCAAGTTTTTTCAATTCATCCCAGATCAATTGGCCGGAGCCGGAAGTTAGGATCAATTGATCCATCAAATATTGTTGATCATTGGAAAACTTCAGTTCAAACTGTGTACCAACACATAAAATAGTTGACAAGGAGTGGCTCATAAGTAGCCTAACCCCAAGTGCTTGCGCTGTGGTGGTCAGACAATCCATAATAGTTTCAGACTTGTTGGTTATCGGAAACATCCTGCCATCCTCTTCGGTTTTAAGTAGGACTCCCCTAGCCTCAAACCATTGAATGGTATCAGATGGCTGGAACCTGTAAAAAGCGCCTTGCAATTCTTTTCCCCCTCTTGGATAATATTGAATTAAATCTTTTACGTTAAAACAAGCGTGGGTGACATTGCATCTACCTCCTCCGGAAATTTTTACTTTCCCGAGTACTTTAGTGGTCTTTTCGAACACTGTCACCTCATGTTCAGGAAATGTTTCTTTATGCCTGATGGCAGCAAAAAAACCGGCTGCACCCCCTCCTATTATAGCTATTTTCAGCGTAAATATTTTTTAGTATAGTTTATTAGAAAGATATGATCATTAATGGCACTGGCTATTTGTAAACAATCAGGAGGACAATAAATGGTCAATATAACCAGATATCATGGCCAAAGCCGGCTTAAAAGAGTCATTATTATTGACGATGATGTCTACTTCATCTTTATGCGGCAGGATATATCTTTCAAAAGCGGGTAGCACGTGCTTTTCATATCGGTACAACACATCCTCCAGGGGATAATTGCGCTCAATTTGGTCTCTTTTTATCCGTCGGATTACCTTCAGATTTTCTTTAGCTTCTATATATATTTTCAAGTCAAGCATCTTACGAATCATAGGGACAGAGAACACAAATAGGCCTTCGACGATGATGATCGGGGCAGAATAAAAAGTTAGAATTTTAGGTTTGATTTTTTTATTATTAAAGGTATATTCTTCCAGGTTAATAGTGTGGCCGAGCGTGAGATCCTTGACACTATTGGCAAATTTTTTAAGGTCAAGTGAGGTGGGAAGGTCAAAATTGACCACGCCCTGCTCATCTTTTTTTTGATGTTGTCGTGGATGGTAAAAATCATCCTGAGAGATAATGCAAACCTGTTGATTGTTATATTTTGATCTCAATTCTTTGATAAAAGAGGTTTTGCCAGAACCACTACCCCCTGTGATCCCGATCAGAAATGGTCTTCGCTTTTTCACCGTGCTAATTTAGGAAATATATTGATCGGTGCCGAATCTATAAATCCCTCAAATCGACCAGATGATAATTTGAATCATTTAACTATCTTTCTCACTTAATTTTCAAGAAAAAGCATACTTCATGAATATCAAGATCAGGATAGTGGTGATGAATTTTTTACAGTTTTTCATCTGGGGTTCATGGTTGATTTCTCTGGGAGCATACCTGTTTAATGTATTGCACTTCAGTGGTGTACAAGTGGGAAGTATATATGGTACTATGGGACTGGCTTCCTTGTTTATGCCGGCTCTTTTGGGTATAGTAGCCGATAGATGGATCAATGCAGAGCGCGTACTCGGACTATGTCACCTCCTGGGAGCTGGTTTGTTGATCTGGGCGTCCAAAGTGACTGACTACCCCACGCTGCATACGATTATGTTACTTAATTGTATGGTCTACATGCCGACATTGGCACTAAACAACACGGTCTCTTACATCATCCTGGAGCAGAAAGGGTACAATATCGTCAAAGCCTTCCCCCCTATTCGGTTTTGGGGCACTATAGGATTCATTGCGGCTATGTGGGTGATCGATTTTGCAGGCTGGACCAAAAGCCCTCTGCAATTATATATAAGTGCAGGGGCAGCTTTACTATTAGGCCTTTATGCTTTTACCATGCCAGCTTGTCCCCCAGCTAAAACCCAGGAAAAAAGAGGTTTCATATCCGCTATGGGACTGGATGCATTTGTCCTCTTCAAGAATAATAAGATGTTGATCTTTTTTATTTTCTCCATGCTTTTAGGTGCTGCACTACAGATCACAAATGCGCTGGGCGGCGCCTACCTAGATGATTTTAAATCCAGTTATCCTGATTCATTTGGAGTCAAACATCCTAACCTGCTTTTGTCAATCTCACAGATCTCCGAGACACTTTTTATTCTGGCTATTCCCTTTTTCCTTCAACGATTTGGCATCAAAAAAGTGATGCTGATCAGCATCTTTGCCTGGGTATTTAGATTTGGCTTGTTTGCTATTGGCAATCCGGGCAGTGGTCTACCACTCCTGGTATTGTCTATGATCATCTATGGGATGGCCTTTGATTTTTTCAATATCTCTGGTTCGTTATTTGTAGAAAAAGAAGCCAATGTCAATATCCGGGCCAGTGCTCAAGGTTTGTTTATGCTCATGACGAACGGTATTGGGGCCTTTCTTGGTACCTGGATATCAGGCTATGCTGTCGATTATTTCACCACTGGTGGCATCAAAGATTGGGGCAAGATATGGAATAGTTTTGCGCTGTATGCTTTAGTCCTCGGTATGGTATTCCCATTCATATTCAAGTATAAGCACGATCCGAAAGCAATCTAAGCAGATATATTATTTTTCGAACCAGTCTTTGCTGATTTGAGGACATTTGACATTTGAATTTCTAACTTGTCCTTGTTTTCTATCCAAAGCGATTGAAATGCCAAATTTCAAATAAGCAAACTGGTCGTTTTTAGTGGGGTTACCTCTGGGTGTACCTGCTGAAAAATTTGGTGAACCGGGAGGCAACAATTCGGTATGTCTATCTGCCAACCTGGCTGCCAGGTCACCCCTATATTGACGCAAAAGATCGTTGTCATAATAGACACCACTGACATCGTCCAGGTAATCTGTAGAAGTAAAATATTGAGTCAACTCGATATCGAAATAAAATTTCTCGCTAATCCGAATAAAAATTCCACCTTGAATAGATAAAGCAACCTGGGTAAGTGAATAAGCCTTAGCGGCACTACCCGGCAATCCTTGACCTTCCGTACGAAGTGGATGCAACCGAACCCAATGGTTATCTATCTTGGCTTGTGGATCAAAATTAAATCCAGTGATACCTACTCCTCCGGTAATACCAGCCCTTTTTTTTTTAACAACCCAAGTCTAAAACCTAACAAGCCTGACAAACTAGTTAAAGGGGATTTAAAAGATAAGTTCCTTGCCTTTCGACCTTCCGAAGTTTGGTCTTTGTCATCGGCTGACACACTGCTTTTTTCAAAATCTAATTCAACATACACAGGATCTAATACTCTTTTTGAAAAATATAAACCAATACCTGGCTTTAGTTGAGAAAAACTTTGCTTTAAATTGTAAGGAGCCAGATCTCCAAAATAGGTGCTAATCGTGGGACCACCACCTACAATTATATTTTGAGCAAT encodes:
- a CDS encoding MATE family efflux transporter, with the protein product MSTLQIKTSFADIFRFALPISVSILIPQVNFITNNVFLSRLGETELGTAGITGVYYLIFTVIGFGFNNGLQSLMSRSAGGGNQAEIGRYLAQAIKVICFLSIAGVVFTYLFAPYIMKSQLQNGEVLDLAVSFVKIRILGLPFLFLYQIGNSFLISTNNTRFLMIGSIAEAATNIILDYILIFGHFGFRPMGFEGAAWASIIAEAVGMVVVHSFLWYKKLPQEFRVLSFKGWDRSATYNIFDRSAPLIFQYLISIVSWFLFYLWIEDLGPRALAISNTMRNVFGVIGVFIWAFAATSNNMVSNIIGQGHLDQVIPLIKRIASLSFFLVLPCCIALNLFPEVFFKLYSASDAFNHEAIPVIRVVTVAILIMSQGSIWLNAILGTGLTRINLAIEFVTVGVYVLYTYTVIKIKHLSLPWAWGSEFFYWSILWFGSWLFFRFFPWRERYKR
- a CDS encoding PD40 domain-containing protein is translated as MNTRSFIGLVLLISLFASTPQLAQEQTKKLTPGDIYKLKTVGNPEISPEGHWLLYTLTTTDSAKDNRNSDIWMTSWDGTNSVQLTNTPEGENNPKWSPDGKFISFTASRNGGKNQIFLLNRLGGEAIKLTDIKGELSDYDWSPDSKKILLTVKDPLDSTQKAGQPFVIDRYQFKCTRL
- a CDS encoding NAD(P)/FAD-dependent oxidoreductase produces the protein MFTLKIAIIGGGAAGFFAAIRHKETFPEHEVTVFEKTTKVLGKVKISGGGRCNVTHACFNVKDLIQYYPRGGKELQGAFYRFQPSDTIQWFEARGVLLKTEEDGRMFPITNKSETIMDCLTTTAQALGVRLLMSHSLSTILCVGTQFELKFSNDQQYLMDQLILTSGSGQLIWDELKKLGHHICAPVPSLFTFNISDKRLFGLPGISWPLVEITLPSLGIKSTGPLLITHWGLSGPAILKLSAFGAVALHDIDYKFEMEVNYAYPLSANELKESLLSLKEKNKNKLVINTPIPGFTSRVWQIWMSQIGMGEKLWQSVSLKDISSMIDTVTSMKFKVDGKSTFKEEFVTCGGVDLKEVDMRSMQSKLIPGLYFAGEVLNIDALTGGFNFQAAWTTGWLAGSNG
- a CDS encoding Txe/YoeB family addiction module toxin; amino-acid sequence: MRRTPFTGKGKPEALNYKLSGLWSRRITEKHRLIYLISNLDEIVIISCKGHYD
- a CDS encoding zeta toxin family protein — encoded protein: MKKRRPFLIGITGGSGSGKTSFIKELRSKYNNQQVCIISQDDFYHPRQHQKKDEQGVVNFDLPTSLDLKKFANSVKDLTLGHTINLEEYTFNNKKIKPKILTFYSAPIIIVEGLFVFSVPMIRKMLDLKIYIEAKENLKVIRRIKRDQIERNYPLEDVLYRYEKHVLPAFERYILPHKDEVDIIVNNNDSFKPALAMISGYIDHLLSS
- a CDS encoding nucleoside permease, producing the protein MNIKIRIVVMNFLQFFIWGSWLISLGAYLFNVLHFSGVQVGSIYGTMGLASLFMPALLGIVADRWINAERVLGLCHLLGAGLLIWASKVTDYPTLHTIMLLNCMVYMPTLALNNTVSYIILEQKGYNIVKAFPPIRFWGTIGFIAAMWVIDFAGWTKSPLQLYISAGAALLLGLYAFTMPACPPAKTQEKRGFISAMGLDAFVLFKNNKMLIFFIFSMLLGAALQITNALGGAYLDDFKSSYPDSFGVKHPNLLLSISQISETLFILAIPFFLQRFGIKKVMLISIFAWVFRFGLFAIGNPGSGLPLLVLSMIIYGMAFDFFNISGSLFVEKEANVNIRASAQGLFMLMTNGIGAFLGTWISGYAVDYFTTGGIKDWGKIWNSFALYALVLGMVFPFIFKYKHDPKAI